In Candidatus Eisenbacteria bacterium, one DNA window encodes the following:
- a CDS encoding ferredoxin: MDPAYPEVESAPPAGSPAGMQERPLLPDTGSDSGREADPESLNALRHFHLSLNDEPGSGDSSPEEFSPALLYRFKDASRVRTNYPLYLYPSKSGDGERLILPLSELLSETLDSFAPNPGQARILRDNLLRLERDIREALYKKPGLHPAGKVLAQAGEQLKRNLSLAGENAENLGADLETFLKQAPQGGWFLSFTDSSSLRLLIHAAHHKLNPRRAAFRDNVKQLRHHLKELLTIERHKGPASRMPEALRGELGGTGADFVDPRKLSSVLGSWRGAPLMAPERKRRIEHVLGLLESYLAQDSDPIVAIVHDGSLPLPVSEDECNGRLIEEPDPCAGALIHFQRHAAQFTEIFRAVRIATLEIEGSYHPEHHDPWFAEFDWESFSKEEFLLLPVVIALESSERLAGKGMLSLSQLILSGKPIQVLVPHDPAQNPAARGQKALHGYHLELGFLGIGHREALVQQSSAARPDHLMEGYLAGLAATHASLHLIACGFDSSRMQGRLDAWLHAGAAIESRAHPLFRYNPESGSSWASRLHFSGNPNAEENWSIHNLTCRKSGGEEISITAAFTFADFALLEPDFRRHFKAIPEPIVSEDLVSIADYLDLERDEAIVRIPFVWGVDHEGRLQRLAITRRLALACKDRLDYWRTLQELAGIRNEYVREATRKAQAEAEAKYRVEREQLQATHADELKRMREEAASEAMGGLAAMLLDLDAGAMTAPLSTPRAASPAAPARSKAPTAPAPSDPAEAETRAEAAGPAEAEEDISFDEPWVGTPLCTSCNDCTVINPLLFVYDENKQVRIGDPHAGTFAQLVAAAEKCPGRCIHPGKPLNPDEPNLEDLIRRAEPFNV, encoded by the coding sequence ATGGACCCTGCTTATCCCGAAGTCGAATCAGCGCCACCAGCCGGATCCCCGGCTGGAATGCAGGAACGGCCCCTCCTGCCCGACACCGGGTCCGACTCCGGCCGTGAGGCGGACCCCGAGAGCCTGAACGCGCTTCGCCACTTTCATCTCTCCCTCAATGATGAACCCGGTTCCGGCGATTCATCACCAGAGGAGTTCTCCCCCGCTCTTCTCTATCGCTTCAAAGATGCTTCCCGGGTCCGGACAAACTACCCTCTTTATCTTTACCCATCAAAGAGCGGTGATGGAGAGCGATTGATTCTTCCCCTCTCCGAATTGCTTTCGGAAACCCTTGATTCCTTCGCGCCGAATCCGGGCCAAGCCCGCATCCTGCGCGATAATCTGCTGCGTCTCGAGCGCGACATCCGTGAGGCGTTATACAAGAAACCGGGTCTCCATCCGGCGGGAAAGGTCCTGGCGCAGGCGGGGGAACAGCTAAAAAGAAATCTTTCGCTGGCCGGAGAGAACGCCGAAAACCTCGGAGCCGATCTTGAAACATTTCTCAAACAAGCGCCCCAGGGTGGATGGTTTCTCTCCTTCACGGACTCTTCATCGCTGCGCCTTCTGATTCACGCGGCGCATCACAAACTGAATCCCCGCCGCGCCGCCTTCAGAGATAATGTAAAACAGCTTCGCCATCATCTGAAGGAGCTTCTCACTATTGAACGGCATAAGGGTCCTGCTTCCAGAATGCCGGAGGCTCTGCGCGGGGAGCTCGGCGGTACCGGCGCCGATTTTGTGGATCCGCGAAAGCTCTCCAGTGTCCTTGGTTCCTGGCGGGGTGCGCCGCTCATGGCGCCGGAACGAAAACGGCGGATTGAGCATGTCCTGGGGCTGCTTGAAAGCTATCTGGCCCAGGACTCCGATCCGATCGTCGCGATTGTCCATGACGGATCGCTGCCATTGCCGGTTTCCGAGGATGAGTGCAATGGACGGCTGATTGAGGAGCCCGACCCCTGCGCCGGCGCCCTGATACATTTTCAGCGGCATGCGGCCCAATTTACCGAAATATTCCGAGCCGTTCGCATCGCTACTTTGGAGATTGAGGGATCCTACCATCCTGAGCATCACGATCCCTGGTTTGCGGAATTCGATTGGGAATCCTTTTCGAAAGAGGAGTTCCTACTGCTCCCGGTTGTTATAGCGCTGGAGTCATCAGAGCGCCTTGCCGGAAAAGGAATGCTTTCACTTTCACAATTGATTCTTTCCGGAAAGCCGATTCAAGTCCTGGTCCCGCATGACCCGGCACAGAATCCCGCCGCCCGGGGTCAAAAGGCCCTTCACGGATACCATTTGGAATTAGGATTCCTCGGAATCGGACACCGGGAAGCGCTGGTTCAACAATCCTCCGCCGCCCGTCCCGATCATCTTATGGAAGGGTATCTCGCCGGACTCGCGGCAACCCACGCCTCGTTGCACCTCATCGCCTGCGGCTTTGATTCAAGCCGGATGCAAGGCCGGCTTGATGCCTGGCTTCATGCCGGCGCCGCCATTGAGAGCCGGGCTCATCCCCTGTTCCGTTACAATCCTGAATCCGGATCCAGCTGGGCAAGCCGCTTGCATTTCAGCGGGAACCCGAATGCTGAAGAGAACTGGTCCATCCACAATCTCACCTGCCGGAAATCCGGTGGCGAAGAAATTTCCATCACCGCGGCCTTCACATTCGCCGACTTCGCCCTGTTGGAGCCCGATTTTCGCCGCCATTTTAAGGCTATCCCCGAACCTATCGTCAGCGAAGATCTCGTTTCGATCGCCGACTACCTCGATCTTGAGCGGGATGAAGCTATTGTCCGAATCCCCTTTGTCTGGGGCGTTGATCACGAGGGGCGCTTGCAGCGCCTCGCCATCACCCGGCGCCTGGCCTTGGCCTGCAAAGACCGGCTGGATTACTGGCGCACCCTTCAAGAACTGGCTGGGATCCGCAACGAATATGTCCGAGAGGCGACGCGGAAGGCGCAAGCGGAAGCAGAAGCAAAGTATCGCGTCGAGCGGGAGCAACTGCAGGCAACGCATGCCGATGAACTTAAGAGGATGAGAGAAGAAGCCGCCTCGGAGGCGATGGGCGGCCTGGCGGCCATGCTCCTGGATCTGGATGCCGGAGCCATGACGGCGCCGCTATCGACCCCGAGGGCGGCGTCCCCGGCGGCGCCGGCGAGGTCGAAAGCTCCCACCGCGCCGGCTCCCTCTGATCCGGCAGAGGCTGAGACGCGGGCGGAAGCGGCCGGACCGGCGGAGGCGGAGGAGGATATATCCTTCGATGAGCCTTGGGTCGGCACACCGCTTTGTACAAGTTGCAATGATTGCACTGTTATCAATCCGCTGCTTTTCGTTTATGACGAAAATAAACAGGTTCGTATCGGCGATCCACATGCCGGCACATTCGCTCAGCTGGTGGCTGCCGCGGAAAAGTGCCCGGGTCGCTGCATCCATCCCGGAAAACCATTAAATCCTGATGAGCCGAATCTCGAAGATTTGATCCGGCGCGCGGAGCCATTCAACGTTTAA
- a CDS encoding 2-oxoglutarate oxidoreductase, with the protein MFGLKADWPLDVSPRYFTLEDYEGGEPRWCPGCGDLAILTAVQRICRDEQIPPEKIVSVSGIGCSSRFPHYMNTYGFHGLHGRAFPVACGIKSRRPDLTLFVATGDGDCCSIGTAHWVHAIRYNMDMTVMLFDNHVYGLTKNQTSPTSPKGLSTNTHPEGAWLPPLNPLGVTLGVTNVSFVAQTVDWNPAHLLATLQAAHKHKGFSFVRILQRCPTYTGKMYDEMQQDPSHLNLLTHDKGIQVDPAVAKMYKTQQEHNPLDLAGAQKLALEHDPLPIGLLFCDPDRPCYNDHTAVGMDMPVEDKLTALEKELDRFAI; encoded by the coding sequence ATGTTCGGGCTTAAAGCGGATTGGCCATTGGATGTATCCCCCCGGTATTTCACATTAGAAGACTACGAGGGCGGCGAACCCCGCTGGTGTCCGGGTTGCGGCGACCTTGCCATCCTCACCGCGGTGCAGCGGATCTGCCGTGACGAGCAGATTCCCCCCGAGAAAATCGTGTCGGTTTCCGGGATCGGTTGTTCGAGTCGTTTCCCTCACTACATGAATACCTATGGTTTTCATGGGCTTCACGGGCGGGCTTTTCCGGTGGCCTGCGGGATCAAGTCGCGACGCCCCGACCTGACCCTCTTTGTGGCGACGGGTGATGGGGATTGTTGCTCGATCGGGACGGCGCATTGGGTTCACGCCATCCGATACAACATGGACATGACGGTGATGCTTTTTGACAATCATGTCTACGGGCTGACAAAAAACCAAACCTCGCCGACCAGCCCCAAGGGGCTATCAACGAACACGCACCCCGAGGGCGCCTGGCTGCCGCCATTGAATCCTCTTGGCGTCACCCTGGGCGTCACCAATGTCTCCTTCGTGGCGCAGACGGTCGATTGGAACCCGGCGCATCTGTTGGCCACTCTCCAGGCCGCCCACAAGCATAAGGGATTCAGCTTTGTCCGGATTCTGCAGCGCTGCCCGACCTATACCGGGAAAATGTACGATGAAATGCAGCAGGACCCCTCACATCTGAACCTGCTGACCCATGACAAGGGCATCCAAGTGGACCCCGCCGTCGCCAAAATGTATAAAACCCAGCAGGAACACAACCCTCTCGATCTCGCGGGAGCCCAAAAACTGGCTCTGGAACACGACCCTCTGCCTATCGGGCTGCTCTTCTGCGACCCGGACCGGCCGTGCTACAACGATCACACGGCGGTCGGCATGGACATGCCCGTCGAAGACAAATTGACGGCCCTCGAAAAAGAACTGGACCGGTTCGCCATTTAA